The stretch of DNA ATCCATGTTCTTATCCTACTTCTCTACTAAACTTATAGAAAAGCCGGTACGTTCATTGAAAGTCCCAAATAAAAACTGGAAAACAGTATCATTAATTTTAGCCTTTATGTTGCCAGTTGTTATTTTAACAAACACATGGTCCTTTACAGTGGAAAAACAGCACACGCAATTAGCAAGTGCAGTGATGACGGATGAATATCCTGGAGCTATGGCCCTCCTATACGATAATCAAGACGGTATATATACAGGAGATGCACCCGTGAAGCCTTCACCAATACAAGCTAGACAAGACCTCCCTAAAGTATATGAAGATGGTTGTCACCAAAACCAAACAGACACAAATGTTATTGAATGTATATACGGTGAAACAGAGAATGCCAAATATACAGTTGCTCTTGTTGGAGGTTCTCACTCTGCTCATTGGTTATCAGCACTTGAAGAAATAGCAATTTCCGAAAGTATAAAGATTTTAAGTTATACGAAGAGCGCTTGTCGTTTTACAACAGGCGATGATATGACTGAGTCTTGTCTTGAATGGAATAACAATTTAATTGATACTTTAATTGATAATAAACCTGATCTAATATTCACTACAGCTGATGTAGGAAACAGAAAGAATAATGTAGTTCCAGAAGGATTTATCGAGCAATGGGAAAAACTTAATGAAGCCGGATTAAAAGTATTCGCTATTAGAGATAATCCTTGGTTTGGTTTTGATGTGCCATCCTGTGTGGAAGAAAAAGGTGAAGATTCTTTGGAGTGTACAAAGGAAAGAGAGGATGTTTTATCTTCAATAAGCGCTTGGGAGAAACTAGATAATCCACCACCTAACGTATATTATGCTGATTTAAATGATTACATTTGTGATGACGAATACTGTAAACCTGTTATTGGAAATGTTCTTGTTTATAGAGATGCACATCATCTCACTGCAACTTACGCGCGGACATTAGCTCCAATGCTAAAAACACCACTAATAGACGCTTTACAAAGTAAATAACCATATAAAAACGTCGTATACTTCGACGTTTTTTCTTTTGAATTCTAATTGTATATTATTTTCACTTTTCGGGTATTAATAAAGTAATAATACTACTCGAGGTGAGAATAAATGTTCAAGAAAATTTTAAACTATTTTAATTCTAGACAAGTTCCTGAATATTATGTAGATGAGGAATTTGGACTTTATCAAGAAATAGATGAAGACCTCGGTATGGAGAACGAAAACGAAGAAAATGATAGTGATATTGATGATGATATTGATGAAATATATATTGACGATGAAAATTATTTGTAAAAAGTGTATTCCCAATGGGAATACACTTTTTTCTTTTACAATCTCCACAAATTAATGTTAGGAGGACAAGTATCTTTATTTAATTTAGCTTTAATATCTACAATAATACCTTTATCAGAGCTAAATAATTTATTATATTCATCCCACTCTTTATCAAGGTAGAATTTATGCGGAACAGCCATAACTACCGCATCAGCTGGTTTTAATTCTTCATAATTAGTTAGATCTACTCCGTATTCTTCTTTTGCTTCTTCAACAGATGCATATGGATCAGAAACTTGAACAGTTATTCCGTATTCTTCTAATTCACGAATTACATCAATAACTTTAGAATTTCGTAAGTCCGGCACATTTTCTTTGAAAGTTAATCCAAGAACTGTGACTGTTGAACCAAATACAGGAGATTTTTGTTGGATCATTTCTTTTACTAAAGCTGTCGCGATATACTTACCCATATTGTCGTTGATACGACGTCCAGCTAAAATTAACTCAGGACGATATCCAACCCTTTCTGATTTATGTGTTAAATAGTAAGGGTCTACACCAATACAATGACCACCAACAAGCCCAGGATTAAACTTCAGAAAATTCCATTTCGTCCCAGCAGCTTCTAATACTTCAGCCGTGTCTATATCCATACGGTCAAACATAATAGCTAATTCATTCATTAGGGCAATATTTAAATCACGTTGTGTATTTTCGATAATTTTAGCTGCTTCTGCAACTTTTAGAGAACTAGCTTTAAATACACCAGCCTCGACGACACTTTCATATACTTCAGCTACAATTTCTAAAACTTCAGGAGTTTGTCCAGAAACAACTTTTGTAATATTTCTAAAAGTATGTTCCTTATCCCCTGGATTAATTCTTTCTGGTGAATAACCAATAAAGAAATCTTCTCCAGCTTTTAGTCCAGATTCTTGCTCTAATATTGGTAAACATACTTCCTCTGTAGCTCCAGGATAAACTGTTGATTCATAAACAACAATTGTTCCCTTCGTTAAATTAGCACCTACAGTCTTGGAAGCACCTTCTAACGGACCAAAGTCAGGAAGCTTATTAATATTGATTGGAGTTGGGACTGCTACGATAATAAAGTCGCAGTCACGTAATCGTGATGGATCCATTGTGAAGTCTATATCCGCAGATTTTAGCTCATCCACATCTACTTCATTAGTATAATCCTCATTATTTTTTAAAGTATTTATTCTGTGCTCATTGATATCGAATCCTACAATATGGTGTCTTTGACCAAATGCAACCGCAACTGGTAATCCAACATACCCTAATCCTACTACACCAATTTTTCTATCCAATTTTGTCACCTCTTAGTTCAATTCAATTCAATTCAATTCAGTTGATGTTATCTTTTTATTGATGAATCACAATTATACTTTTTTTGAAAAATCTACTTCTTTTTTATGACATTCTTTACTATATAGTTTAATTAAAAAAAATTCAATTAAAAATATACAATTTTCTACAAAATTCTCTTAGCTTTATGAAATAAATGTATAATAAAAATAATAATACTTTTTACTAGACCAAACCCTTCAATCTCACGATAAACTTTCCAATTTTGTTTTGCCATTTTTAGTTTATTGCTTGAGACAGAGTTAGGTCGTTCCCTATATTTAGCTAGTACTTCTTGTAATCCATGGGCTTGAAACCCTTTTTTTAATATTGTTAACCAAAGTACCCAATCTTGACGAGTACGGATGTTCTCCATTTTCAAATTACCGACTTTTTCTTTGTCCACCATAACCGTTAGACATCCGATAACATTATCTTTAAGAAGTCGTTTATAAGAAAGTGTGTCAGGCGCTTCAACAATTGTTCCTATATCTTTCCCATCTTCATCTACTTTCATATATTTAGTGAATGAAAATGCAATGTCGTTCTCTTGCATGTGTAATAATTGCTTTTCTAATTTCTCGGGTAACCATTGGTCGTCACTGTCTAAAAAAGCTAAATATCGCCCTCTCGCGTTCTCCATAGCGGTATTTCGAGCAACAGCAGGACCACTATTCTTACTTAATTGAACTAGTTTAATTCGCGGGTCAGAATACTGCCTAACCATTTCAACAGTCTTATCTTTAGAGCAATCATCTACAATAATCATTTCCCAATTAACGTACGTTTGTTTAAGTACTGAATCTATTGCGTCCTTAATATACGCTTCTGAATTATAAGCAGGAGTCACGATAGAAATTAACGGATTATTATTTGTGTTACCTAGCATAAAGCTTTCTCCCTTTATGAATTTAGTGCCTGTAAAAACACCTCTTCATACTGTTTTACTATTTTTTTTGCATCAAAATGTGATGCTCGTTCGTAGCCTTTATTAATAATTTCTTCCACTTCTTCTTTTGGCTTAGATAGAATCAATAACATCTTTTCAGCCATCTCATCTGCATCTCCAACTTCACATAACTGACCGTAAAGACCGTTATACAACACTTCGGATGGACCAGATTTACAATTAGTTGATACAACTGGTACTCCAGTTGCTAAAGCCTCAGCGATAACATGGCTAAATCCTTCGTGTTTTGAAGATAACACGAATAAATCCGCATGCTTGAAGTAGATGTACGGATTACTTTGGAAACCGATGAAGTGTACTTTGTCGGCAATGCCTAATTCACTTGCTTGATTAGTCAATTGCTCCTTTAGAGGGCCTTCACCTAAAATAACTAATCGGCTTTTTATCTGTTCGTTTACTTTTGCAAAAGCTTGTAACAACGTTTTTTGATCCTTTTGCTCCACTAACCGTCCCGCTGTTACAATAACCTTTTCGTCCCGATTATAAAGATC from Sutcliffiella cohnii encodes:
- a CDS encoding nucleotide sugar dehydrogenase; the protein is MDRKIGVVGLGYVGLPVAVAFGQRHHIVGFDINEHRINTLKNNEDYTNEVDVDELKSADIDFTMDPSRLRDCDFIIVAVPTPININKLPDFGPLEGASKTVGANLTKGTIVVYESTVYPGATEEVCLPILEQESGLKAGEDFFIGYSPERINPGDKEHTFRNITKVVSGQTPEVLEIVAEVYESVVEAGVFKASSLKVAEAAKIIENTQRDLNIALMNELAIMFDRMDIDTAEVLEAAGTKWNFLKFNPGLVGGHCIGVDPYYLTHKSERVGYRPELILAGRRINDNMGKYIATALVKEMIQQKSPVFGSTVTVLGLTFKENVPDLRNSKVIDVIRELEEYGITVQVSDPYASVEEAKEEYGVDLTNYEELKPADAVVMAVPHKFYLDKEWDEYNKLFSSDKGIIVDIKAKLNKDTCPPNINLWRL
- a CDS encoding glycosyltransferase family 2 protein, which produces MLGNTNNNPLISIVTPAYNSEAYIKDAIDSVLKQTYVNWEMIIVDDCSKDKTVEMVRQYSDPRIKLVQLSKNSGPAVARNTAMENARGRYLAFLDSDDQWLPEKLEKQLLHMQENDIAFSFTKYMKVDEDGKDIGTIVEAPDTLSYKRLLKDNVIGCLTVMVDKEKVGNLKMENIRTRQDWVLWLTILKKGFQAHGLQEVLAKYRERPNSVSSNKLKMAKQNWKVYREIEGFGLVKSIIIFIIHLFHKAKRIL
- a CDS encoding glycosyltransferase produces the protein MQKVKILFFIYQMGGGGAARTLLNIINNLDRTKFSPTLVTLNFNGSYESELKDDVQFIKLSTTRLSRSIFELSRIIKKEEIDIVFSTIPRVNTIAILATKLANSKAKCVIREADNLGGDWKTNLQLLGFGFAYKFSNQIVSLSEGVKENLVNRYKVKPSDIKVVYNPIDVEIINKRIDQGKMDPHVQDLYNRDEKVIVTAGRLVEQKDQKTLLQAFAKVNEQIKSRLVILGEGPLKEQLTNQASELGIADKVHFIGFQSNPYIYFKHADLFVLSSKHEGFSHVIAEALATGVPVVSTNCKSGPSEVLYNGLYGQLCEVGDADEMAEKMLLILSKPKEEVEEIINKGYERASHFDAKKIVKQYEEVFLQALNS